Genomic segment of Bacteroidota bacterium:
AGTGTCTATCCGCTTTTATTGCAGCTTCAACAGGTGTAATAAGTGCCCAAACCGTTACTGTTAATGATGCTACAGTTTGCATGGGCCATTGCGCTACATTAGTGGCAACAGGAGCTGGCGGAACTTTTCCTTACACCTATTTATGGAGTAATGGGGAAACAGCTTCAACTATAAGTGTTTGTCCTTCAACAAGTACTAATTACACAGTAACATTATCTGATGCTTCCGGTGGTTTAGCAACTACAACCGCTTTGGTAACGGTAAAACCTCCCTTAAATATAGCGGCCCCGTCAATAATGCTAAAGTGTTTTGGTGACACTAATGGTATCGCGACTGTTACCCCGGTAAATGGCGGATCTCCTCCGTTTATATACATTTGGAATACCGGTCAAACAACTCCAAGCATTTCGGGCCTGGGTGCCGGGACTTATAAAGTTACTGTGACAGAAAGCAAAGGTTGTTCCGCCGCAGCCACAGTTATGGTCAGCCAGCCATCAGCAATAAGTGCCAATGTAATACCAGCAGCGGCAACATGCGGAGCTTCGAATGGTTCTGCAATCGTAAGTTCTACAGGGGGAACCGGTACACATAATTATTTCTGGAGTAATGGAGTAACAGGGAATGTTGCAAGCGGACTTTCAGCGGGGTTTTATATAGTGACTGTTAAAGATGTTAATGCATGCTCAAAAGTCTTAATCACATTAATTCCCAACGCGGGCAGCGGAACTGCCAGTGCTTTTCGACTTTCAAATGTAAGTTGCTTTGGCGGGAACAATGGTTCCGCCAAAGTAAATATGTCGGGAGGAATCACTCCCTATTCTTATAGCTGGAGCAATGGAGCGACCACACAGGTCGCCAGCGGGCTTCCGGCAGGAACATATTATGTAATAGTGCGTGATGCCGCTTCCTGCCTGACCGGCTCTATTGTTAATATAACCCAACCTCCTCCCCTGAAAGTAACTCTGACAGTCAACCAACCCATCTGTGGTTCGGCAAATGGAAATGCTTCTGCCAATGCAACCGGGGGTACCGGGTCATATAATTACAGTTGGAGTAACGGCGCCACCTCCAAAACCATATCGGGGCTTCCGGCGGGAACTTATAGCGTAACTGTTGCAGACACAAATAATTGTAAAACTTCAGATGTCGCAATGCTGCTGGGTATAACAGCTCCAATTGTAATTTTAACTGCCAGTCCGTTGATGTGTAATGGTGATAGCAATGGTTCTGCAACAATTGCTGTTGCAAGCAGCACAGGTATGCCTTATACCTACAGTTGGAGCAATGGAGTAACAGGAACAACAGGTATCAGCGGTTTAACGGCCGGTACTTACGCTGTTACAGTAACCAATTCATACGGATGTGCTACAAGCAGATCAGTCGTTATTACAGAACCTCCTGCAATTACATTAACGGCCAACTCATTAACCATTCCTTGCGTTATTGTAAATGGCAGCGCTCTTGCAACAGCAATGGGCGGAACCGGTACCTTCACGTACAGCTGGAGCAGCGGCGCGACCGGACAAACTGTTTCCGGGCTTACACCGGGCACACATTCCGTAACCGCAATTGATGCCAATGGCTGTATTAAAAGCACAACAATTAATATCGTCTATTCAGGCGGAAGTACAGCTGTAGCCACAGTTCTGTCTAATGTAAGCTGTAAGGGAGGCAGTAACGGAAGCGCAAGTGCCGTTTTATCCGGCGGAAATCTCATTTCCGCTTATTCATGGAATAACGGAGCAACAAATTCTTCAATTTCAGGAGTTATTGCGGGAAGCTATACTGTTACGATCACTGATAACAACGGCTGCAAATTCACCACTGTTGCCGTAATAGCCGAGCCACCTCAGCTTACTGACGCTGTATCTATAGTAAATGCTGCATCAGCAACAAGCTGCGATGGGTCTATCACTTCTGCGGCATCCGGCGGAACTCCGCCTTATTCTTATCAATGGTCGAATAGTGTTACAACCGCTGTTATTTCCAGTCTCTGCACCGGACTTTATGCTTATACAATTACAGATAGCCAAGGCTGTGAGTTCAGGAACAGTGTCGTGCTCTCTGATACACTAAATGGCTGCAACCTGCATTTTTACAATATGATCACACCCAATGGCGATGGCAATAATGACTATTGGCACATCGACTGCATTACAGCGTACGCCTTAAATAATGTCGCCATTTTTAACCGCTGGGGCAACAGGATATGGCAGACGGATGGGTACAACAACACAGATCGTGCGTGGAAAGGCACTGATCAATCCGGAACAGCAATGCCCGAAGGAACCTACTTTTACGTTGTTAAAGTAAATTCAATTGAATATTCGGGAAAGGTAGAACTTCTGAAATGATAAAAACGGGTAACTTATTTTTATACTTTATCATTTTATTTTTTGCCGGCACCCTGTCGGCCCAGCAGTACCCGCAGTACAGCGGGTATATGTTCAACCGGTTCGCCATCAATCCTGCCTATGCCGGTAATTACAACACGTTCCAGGCTACAGCCATGATACGTAATCAATGGGTAGGTATACAGAATGCGCCCAATACCTCTTCCCTCTCATTTCATGGCAGCCTGAAAAACGAAAAGGTCGCGCTTGGCTTTAATGTATTCAGCGATGAGATCGGGTTCTCAAAAACAAATGCGGTTTTTGGCACCTATGCTTATCGTCTTATTATGCCCACCGGTACATTGTCGTTTGGCTTACGCCTGGGTGTCGCGAATGTTTCTTATAACTGGGAGGATGTCGACGTAAAGGATAAAGTTGACGCGTTGTTAGGAGCAGGGGTTACAAATGTTTCCCGTGTGCTTTCCGACGCCGGTGTATATTATCACAACAATACATTTTACGCCGGGCTTAGCGCCACAAACCTAATCGGGACAGGAATGCCCACACTGAATTATTCCCAGCTGCTTCTCCCCCATTTCTTTGTCACAGCAGGTAAATCATTCAGCATATCCGATAATTTGATAATCAACCCTTCCGTTTTAGTTAAACTGGTTCAGGGTGCCATGGGTGTTGATTTAAACTGTAACTTCCTTATCAGCAATAAACTTTGGTTAGGCATATCGGGCAGAATGGGATATGGTTACGTTCTGTTAATGCAATACAATATCACCGAAAAATTCAAAATAGGTTACGCGTATGATCTCGGCCGCAATGATATCGGTATCATTGGCGGTTCATCGCACGAAATCATGTTGGGATATAATTTTAGTTTATTTAGCAGGAAAATGCAGTCATTC
This window contains:
- a CDS encoding gliding motility-associated C-terminal domain-containing protein, producing MNNTGMRISLFIKCLSAFIAASTGVISAQTVTVNDATVCMGHCATLVATGAGGTFPYTYLWSNGETASTISVCPSTSTNYTVTLSDASGGLATTTALVTVKPPLNIAAPSIMLKCFGDTNGIATVTPVNGGSPPFIYIWNTGQTTPSISGLGAGTYKVTVTESKGCSAAATVMVSQPSAISANVIPAAATCGASNGSAIVSSTGGTGTHNYFWSNGVTGNVASGLSAGFYIVTVKDVNACSKVLITLIPNAGSGTASAFRLSNVSCFGGNNGSAKVNMSGGITPYSYSWSNGATTQVASGLPAGTYYVIVRDAASCLTGSIVNITQPPPLKVTLTVNQPICGSANGNASANATGGTGSYNYSWSNGATSKTISGLPAGTYSVTVADTNNCKTSDVAMLLGITAPIVILTASPLMCNGDSNGSATIAVASSTGMPYTYSWSNGVTGTTGISGLTAGTYAVTVTNSYGCATSRSVVITEPPAITLTANSLTIPCVIVNGSALATAMGGTGTFTYSWSSGATGQTVSGLTPGTHSVTAIDANGCIKSTTINIVYSGGSTAVATVLSNVSCKGGSNGSASAVLSGGNLISAYSWNNGATNSSISGVIAGSYTVTITDNNGCKFTTVAVIAEPPQLTDAVSIVNAASATSCDGSITSAASGGTPPYSYQWSNSVTTAVISSLCTGLYAYTITDSQGCEFRNSVVLSDTLNGCNLHFYNMITPNGDGNNDYWHIDCITAYALNNVAIFNRWGNRIWQTDGYNNTDRAWKGTDQSGTAMPEGTYFYVVKVNSIEYSGKVELLK
- a CDS encoding type IX secretion system membrane protein PorP/SprF, with translation MIKTGNLFLYFIILFFAGTLSAQQYPQYSGYMFNRFAINPAYAGNYNTFQATAMIRNQWVGIQNAPNTSSLSFHGSLKNEKVALGFNVFSDEIGFSKTNAVFGTYAYRLIMPTGTLSFGLRLGVANVSYNWEDVDVKDKVDALLGAGVTNVSRVLSDAGVYYHNNTFYAGLSATNLIGTGMPTLNYSQLLLPHFFVTAGKSFSISDNLIINPSVLVKLVQGAMGVDLNCNFLISNKLWLGISGRMGYGYVLLMQYNITEKFKIGYAYDLGRNDIGIIGGSSHEIMLGYNFSLFSRKMQSFRFL